The DNA window CCGACCTGTCCATCAAACGTGACCATCGCCCCTTCTTCTTTCGACTTCAGAATGATTTCGAGTTTCATCTGCGACGGGATCACAATCGGTCTCTGGGTTAGTGTGTGAGGACAGATGGGTGTCAGGATGATTGCGTCGACCGAAGGGAAAAGGATCGGTCCCCCGGCAGAAAGTGAATAAGCCGTCGAACCGGTGGGAGTAGAAACGATCATGCCATCTCCCCTTAGGGAGGAGAGAAACTGCCCGTTGGAGTAGACCTCCAGTTTAATCATCTTGGCAAGTGTTCCCTTATTGATAATGACATCGTTGAGAACGTGGGATTGTGCGATTTCTTTTCCCTGGCGGTGAACTTCCGTTTTCAACATAATTCTTTCATCGACCGTAAATTCATTTTGAAATAATTTTTCCAGCGTGGGATAAAGCTCCTCAATATTGATCTCCGTCAAAAATCCGAGTCCTCCGAGATTCACCCCCAAAATTGGAACTTGGCGGCCTTCAATGAGCCGCGCAACGGAAAGAAGAGTGCCATCACCTCCCAGTACAATCATTAAATCCATTTCTTGTGGAACCAGAGGGGATTTAAATCCATTTGATACACCCGTGAGATGGGCCGCGCTCTCGCGATCGAGATAGACTATTTTATCCTTTTCCAATAGCCATTTCAGGAGCTCTTCAACGATCTTTTTTATTCCAGGAACGGCTGGTTTGGCGATAATTCCAATCTTCTTAATCATGTTTTTATTCATAGTCGGTTCTAAAATAACGAACGGGAGTACTGTTTCAAATCTGAACCGTCGCTTGACTTCCTGCCAGGGAGTTTCTGCAACTGATTTTGGATTTTATCATATTAAAAAGGGCGAAAAAACAAAAACTTAGGAAAAATTGTCCGAAACACCTGATTAAAAAAAGAATTTGACATTAAAATTTCCCTATGTTATATCAAACGAACCTTGTTTCATTTTTGAAATTTGGGTCCCATATTGAAACTTGGCTGTCAAAATAGGGGCGTTTTTAGAAGGCTTTGTCGTGATCATAGGTTGTTTTTGATTCATTTTTTCAAGATACATTTTGGGTTGTTTTTTCTGATCCTGACTTTGGTTCTCGCGGATGCTAAAACAGGTCTGGCGACTCATGAGACGGATCACCGGTTCACGGTTTATGGAGTAATCAAAAACTCTTCTGGACTCCCGCAATCCAATATTAAAGTCATGGTTTCTGATACCCTGACAGGGGAGGGGAATACTGTCTTTACAGATGAGAAAGGATATTATGAAGTCCTTCTTCATCTTCACAACAGTAACCTGGGAGATGAGATTCGAATCTCTGCGGGAACAATCATCCAGTCGATTAAAGTCAATTTTAACCCGGAGGACAAAAAGACTGAAAGGAAGAGCGAAGTCAATCTTGAGTTTCCTGAAGTCTTAAATACGAAAAAAGACAAAAAATGGAGTCTTGTGGCCGCAGTTCTGTTTGGCGGCGGAATCTTTTTTTTATTGATCAGAATAGTTCAGCAGCGACGAATGGAGAAGCTTAAATAACCGTATTACCCTGGGAGCTTGAAGCGTAATGAATTCTTCAGAGAATGAGAAATACAAGATCGATGTCCCTGGAGTTGAGTTCTTTGCCAAAGAAGTAGAGTGCCGCGATGCCTGTCCGGTTGGAACGGATGCCGGCGCATATGTGCAGGCCATCGGCCTGGGTGAATTCGAAAAAGCCTATGCGATCGCAAGGGGACCCAACCCTTTTGCTTCAATCTGCGGTTGGGTTTGCAATGCGCCCTGCGAAACAGCCTGTAATAAAGGGAATGTCGACAGACCTATTTCGATTCGGGCGTTAAAACGTTTTGTCACCGAAAAATATGGCGTTGAAACCGTCAAAGACCCTGCAAAGACCCTTAAATATTCTACTGCACCTGGAAGGCCATACGGCATCAATACTGGTGAAAAAGTTGCGATCATTGGATCGGGCGCCGGAGGATTGACTGCCGCTCACGATTTGGCCCGTTTAGGTTACCGGGTCACCATTTTTGAAAGCAACAATTATCTAGGAGGAATGTTTTATCTGGTTCCTGAATATCGGCTTCCCAGGCCGCTGATCCGTGCGGAAATCGATGCGATTATCAGTATGGGCATGGAAGTCCGTCTCAACACCCGGGTCGGTAAAGATATTACTTTTGAAGAAATTCAACAAGAATATAAAGCGGTTGTTATTGCGGTCGGCTGCTGGCTCCCCAGACCGCTGCAGATTGAGGGACACCAGCTTCCGGGTTTTATGGAAGGTTTGACTTTCCTGAAAAGAGTTTATCTGGAACATGAAAAGATAGATCTGGGAGAAAAGGTGGTCATTATCGGCGGAGGCAATGTTGCGATGGACTGTTGCCGGACAGCAGTCCGATTGGGACCCAAAGAGGTTCATGTCGTCTGCCTTGAGAACTGGGAACAGATGCCTGCCGATCCGATGGAAATCGAAGATGCGGTGGACGAAGGGATCATTTTTCATCCTGCCAATGGTCCAAAAAGGGCAGTCGGTAATAATGGAAAGGTGACCGGTCTGGAATGTATTAAAGTCAAGTCTCTCTTCGACGATCAGAGGAGGTTTAGTCCCAAATTTGAGGAAAACAGCGAATGGATTCTTGAAGCAGATACCATTATTGCTTCAATTGGTCAGGCTTCTGACGTTTCATTTCTTCCGCAGGGACCTGGTTTTAAAATTGGACGGGGAGGAACAATTCTCGTCAATCCAGATATGTCGACAAACGTTCCCGGTGTCTTTGCTGTCGGGGACGTGGTAACCGGACCGAGAATTTTTATTGAAGCGATTGCGGGGGGTCAAAAAGCCGCGATGGCAGCCCACTCCTATTTGAGCGGGAAAAAGGTGGAAATTCTGAAAAAAGGGGTTTCGACTCTGATCGGTGACGGAGTGAGGGATCACGTCATGCCCGATAATTGGTCAAAAATTCCCCGAGAAAACCCGGCCCTCTTAGTCCCTTCCAAAAGAGCATCGAATTTTGAGCTTGCTGAGCTTTCCTACCAGGAAAAAACAGCGGTGGATCAGGGAATCCGCTGCTTGAAATGTCACGTCAATCCGATCTTTAACGGAGACCTTTGTATTCTTTGCGGCGGTTGCGTGGATATCTGCCCCGAATATGCCTTAAAGATGGTTCCCTTAACTCAAATGGAACAGACCCAGCCTATCAAGAAGGCCATCGAGAATTTTTATGAGGTTTCGCTGGATACCGAAAAAACGAATTCGGAGGTCAAACTGGAAAAATTGGGAACTGCCATGATCTGGGACGGCAATGTTTGTATCCGTTGCGGTTATTGTGCCAAGCGTTGTCCCACACGGGCAATTACCATGGAACATCTTGAATATACCACGGAGGTCACTTTTCATGAGCACTGAAGATAAAAAGAAAGGAAAAAATTCCGAGGAAATGAGCCGGAGGAGGTTTTTTAACCTCATCGGATGGGGAGGACTTTTGGCGTCGATGGGGGGTTCTGCGGTAGGAACTTATAAATTCATGTTTCCCACTGTTCTTTATGAGCCTCCAACGGTATTCAAAATCGGGAAGGTGACCGACTTTGGGATGGGGGTTGACGAACGATTGAAAAAAGAGAGACAAATCTGGGTCGTTCGAAATGAACGGGGCCTTTATGTCCTGGTTTCAATCTGCCGGCATCTCGGTTGTACCCCAAACTGGTTTCCTGACCAACAGAGATTCAGATGTCCCTGTCATGGAAGTATTTATGATATTTATGGAAATGTGCGTGGAGGCCCAGCCCCCCGAACTCTCTGGAGAGCCTCCGTTTCCACCGACCCTGTCGACAATCAGGTCATTGTGAATTTCTTGAGCCGGCAAGACCCCGATCCCGAATCCACCGCAAATGGATTGATCGTTGAAGAAGCGCCGAGGGAAGTCGCTCCCTATTTTATCAAAAGCGCATAGCATGTCAGAGGGTACATCATTAATTTAAGTTTGCTTTTCATGGAGATAAAGCATGGCAGATTTTTTTGAAAATCTTAAAAACAAGATTGTAGAGACCCAGGTATGGAAATCCATTTTTCGCCATGGTTATCCCGATACGGATACCAATCGCGCCCTGGTTATGTTCACAAACGTCCTTTTGCATCTCCATCCGGTAAAAGTTCGAAAAAGCGCACTTCGGATCCGGTATACCTGGTGTTTGGGTGGACTGACTTTTTTTATGTTTATTCTTTTGACGATCACCGGCGTGTTTTTAATGTTTTATTATGTGCCGGATACCCGCAGTGCATATCAAAATATTAAAGATTTGCAATACGCAATCTACTTCGGAAATCTCATGCGTAATCTTCATCGATGGGGTGCTCATGCGATGGTCTTTCTCGTGTGGCTTCATATGACACGCGTCTTTTTAACCGGGGCATACAAACCCCCGAGAGAGTTTAACTGGGTGGTTGGCGTCCTGTTGCTCGTGCTGACGCTTTTACTCAGCTGGACCGGATATTTGCTCCCATGGGATCAGTTAGCGCTTTGGGCCGTAACCGTCGGATCCAAAATGGCAGAGGCTTCTCCCGTCATTGGGTATTCGGGACCATTTGGTAAAGAGATGGGAATGCGGGTCGACAATGACATTCGATTCATGCTGCTGGGCGGAACAGTCGTCGGTCAGAGCACCCTTCTTCGATTTTATGTGTTGCATTGCGTCGGGTTGCCTTTGCTGGCGACCCTTTTTCTCGTGGTTCATTTCTGGAGAATCAGAAAGGACGGTTTTTCGGGTCCCCTTTAAATCATAAACTGACTTTAATAAAATTTGAGGCAATCAGATGGCCATAGAAACCAAACATGAAATTTTCCCCAAGAACCCAAAAAAAAGCTACGGGCTGGTCGAACTCGTTCGAGGGACTTCCCCCATTACCGACAAGGAACCTGAGACTACGGTATTTACCTGGCCAAATCTCCTTTTTATCGAACTGATTGCCATTCTGCTTTCTTCGGTTATTCTTATCGGACTTTCGATGTACTCGGGAGCCCCTCTTGAAGAGATGGCGAGTCCCGATACCACTCCTAATCCGATGAAAGCTCCCTGGTATTTTCTCGGGCTTCAGGAGTTACTGGTCTTTTTTGACCCCTGGCTTGCCGGGGTGGTGTTACCGACCTTTATTATCGTCGGTTTGATTCTTGTTCCCTACATTGACATTAATCCCAAGGGGGTCGGGGAATATAATTATACCAACCGGAAATTTGCAGTCTGGAATTTTGCTTTCGGACTCGGTCTCTGGTATATCATGATCATAGTCGGCGTTTACATGCGCGGACTCGACTGGCAATGGTACTGGCCCTGGGACGACTGGGAAGCACATAAACCGCCATCCGGCGTTTCCCTGATCGATTATTCAGTGATTCTGACCCAGTGGGGTTTAAGTAAAGCGGCCGCGCAAGGGATAGCGTACGGAACCTTGATTGGATATTTTGTAATCGGCATGACCATCCCTTTCATTTTCTTCCGGAAATTTTATAATGCACTTGGGTTTGTCCGTTACAACCTCACCATGTTTCTGTTTTTGACGCAGATGGGGGTGCCCATTAAAATCGTACTCCGTCTTGTTTTTAATATCAAATACCTTCTGGTCACGCCATTTTTTAAAATTTAATTTCCACTTCTGAAAAGGAGACGTTATGCAACGATTCTGGGTTGGAATGTTTTTATTGGTCGGAACGATATTGATCACTCTTCTTTTTATCGGTCTTCAAATCTGGCAGGAAAGAACCTTCAAGAAAAAGGGAGATCAATAGATCATGTATAGGAATACCATCCTCTTTGCCATTCTGAGCTTGCTGATGTTCGGAATGCTTGCGTTTGCCGCCTATAAGGAAGAAAACCCGGAGTGGAAAACATATCAGCTTGCGTACAATGTGATGTTGGCTGAAAAGGCAGGCGATCCCAAGTTGGCGATGCAACCCCTCACGCTCAAACAGACCTGGAACAATGTCTTAAACCGGATAGATCGATGCATGACCTGCCATATGGGGGTTTCAAACACGAAGTATTTTACGGATGCCAAACAGCCGTTTAAAGCCCATCCGTTTATGAACGATGGGGAGTTCATGAGAAAACACCCTTTTGAGAAGTTCGGGTGTACCATTTGTCATCAGGGAGATCCTCAGGCAAACTCGGTCGAGCAAACCCATGGATTTGTCGAACATGTCGATCGTCAGCCCCTTACGGGCATTTTTGTATACTCTTCCTGTTCGAAATGCCATACGGATATCTATAAACCGGATGTCAATTTTAAAGAGGCCCCGGTTCTGATGCAGGGAAAGGCTCTGGTGATGCAAAAAGGATGCGGAGGATGCCATACGATCAAGGCAATGGGGTTTTCCGGGATCCTGGCGCCTGAACTATCCGCTTTTGGTACGCGGACTGAACTCGCATTTCATCTCGTTCATGATTTTCACCATGTTGTAAATCCCGTTAAATCGATGAAGAACTGGGAATGGGAACATTTTAAAGATCCGCAAAAAATCACGCCTGGAAATCCTCTTGCGACTCCACCCCAGCCTCCCACCATCATGCCCAATTTTCATCTGACCGATGAAG is part of the Nitrospirota bacterium genome and encodes:
- a CDS encoding c-type cytochrome, which gives rise to MYRNTILFAILSLLMFGMLAFAAYKEENPEWKTYQLAYNVMLAEKAGDPKLAMQPLTLKQTWNNVLNRIDRCMTCHMGVSNTKYFTDAKQPFKAHPFMNDGEFMRKHPFEKFGCTICHQGDPQANSVEQTHGFVEHVDRQPLTGIFVYSSCSKCHTDIYKPDVNFKEAPVLMQGKALVMQKGCGGCHTIKAMGFSGILAPELSAFGTRTELAFHLVHDFHHVVNPVKSMKNWEWEHFKDPQKITPGNPLATPPQPPTIMPNFHLTDEDATALTVFVMSFKDKKVENIPMDYLAPPYPVTPPPPAEAVKEPSKKSPLKKS
- a CDS encoding cytochrome b N-terminal domain-containing protein, giving the protein MADFFENLKNKIVETQVWKSIFRHGYPDTDTNRALVMFTNVLLHLHPVKVRKSALRIRYTWCLGGLTFFMFILLTITGVFLMFYYVPDTRSAYQNIKDLQYAIYFGNLMRNLHRWGAHAMVFLVWLHMTRVFLTGAYKPPREFNWVVGVLLLVLTLLLSWTGYLLPWDQLALWAVTVGSKMAEASPVIGYSGPFGKEMGMRVDNDIRFMLLGGTVVGQSTLLRFYVLHCVGLPLLATLFLVVHFWRIRKDGFSGPL
- a CDS encoding cytochrome B6, whose protein sequence is MAIETKHEIFPKNPKKSYGLVELVRGTSPITDKEPETTVFTWPNLLFIELIAILLSSVILIGLSMYSGAPLEEMASPDTTPNPMKAPWYFLGLQELLVFFDPWLAGVVLPTFIIVGLILVPYIDINPKGVGEYNYTNRKFAVWNFAFGLGLWYIMIIVGVYMRGLDWQWYWPWDDWEAHKPPSGVSLIDYSVILTQWGLSKAAAQGIAYGTLIGYFVIGMTIPFIFFRKFYNALGFVRYNLTMFLFLTQMGVPIKIVLRLVFNIKYLLVTPFFKI
- a CDS encoding ubiquinol-cytochrome c reductase iron-sulfur subunit, whose translation is MSTEDKKKGKNSEEMSRRRFFNLIGWGGLLASMGGSAVGTYKFMFPTVLYEPPTVFKIGKVTDFGMGVDERLKKERQIWVVRNERGLYVLVSICRHLGCTPNWFPDQQRFRCPCHGSIYDIYGNVRGGPAPRTLWRASVSTDPVDNQVIVNFLSRQDPDPESTANGLIVEEAPREVAPYFIKSA
- a CDS encoding NAD(+)/NADH kinase; its protein translation is MIKKIGIIAKPAVPGIKKIVEELLKWLLEKDKIVYLDRESAAHLTGVSNGFKSPLVPQEMDLMIVLGGDGTLLSVARLIEGRQVPILGVNLGGLGFLTEINIEELYPTLEKLFQNEFTVDERIMLKTEVHRQGKEIAQSHVLNDVIINKGTLAKMIKLEVYSNGQFLSSLRGDGMIVSTPTGSTAYSLSAGGPILFPSVDAIILTPICPHTLTQRPIVIPSQMKLEIILKSKEEGAMVTFDGQVGFSLRLEDQLHIETSQGKTQLIRSPGLSYFEVLRDKLHWGEGKNR
- a CDS encoding FAD-dependent oxidoreductase, whose product is MNSSENEKYKIDVPGVEFFAKEVECRDACPVGTDAGAYVQAIGLGEFEKAYAIARGPNPFASICGWVCNAPCETACNKGNVDRPISIRALKRFVTEKYGVETVKDPAKTLKYSTAPGRPYGINTGEKVAIIGSGAGGLTAAHDLARLGYRVTIFESNNYLGGMFYLVPEYRLPRPLIRAEIDAIISMGMEVRLNTRVGKDITFEEIQQEYKAVVIAVGCWLPRPLQIEGHQLPGFMEGLTFLKRVYLEHEKIDLGEKVVIIGGGNVAMDCCRTAVRLGPKEVHVVCLENWEQMPADPMEIEDAVDEGIIFHPANGPKRAVGNNGKVTGLECIKVKSLFDDQRRFSPKFEENSEWILEADTIIASIGQASDVSFLPQGPGFKIGRGGTILVNPDMSTNVPGVFAVGDVVTGPRIFIEAIAGGQKAAMAAHSYLSGKKVEILKKGVSTLIGDGVRDHVMPDNWSKIPRENPALLVPSKRASNFELAELSYQEKTAVDQGIRCLKCHVNPIFNGDLCILCGGCVDICPEYALKMVPLTQMEQTQPIKKAIENFYEVSLDTEKTNSEVKLEKLGTAMIWDGNVCIRCGYCAKRCPTRAITMEHLEYTTEVTFHEH
- a CDS encoding carboxypeptidase regulatory-like domain-containing protein produces the protein MFFLILTLVLADAKTGLATHETDHRFTVYGVIKNSSGLPQSNIKVMVSDTLTGEGNTVFTDEKGYYEVLLHLHNSNLGDEIRISAGTIIQSIKVNFNPEDKKTERKSEVNLEFPEVLNTKKDKKWSLVAAVLFGGGIFFLLIRIVQQRRMEKLK